The following are encoded together in the Flavobacterium sp. TR2 genome:
- a CDS encoding DUF779 domain-containing protein yields MIKRIDATEKAVELIKILKEKHGDLMFYQAGGCCEGTQPQCFEKGGYYQRSGDICIGTVEDVEFWVDKDLFEYWKHAHFTLTVIDAFGVGGFSLETPLKKTFQIEYRIFTPEEEKNLEPITFF; encoded by the coding sequence ATGATTAAACGAATTGATGCCACAGAAAAAGCAGTAGAACTGATAAAGATTCTAAAAGAAAAACACGGTGATCTGATGTTTTACCAAGCAGGCGGATGCTGCGAAGGCACTCAGCCGCAATGCTTTGAAAAAGGCGGTTATTACCAGCGTTCGGGAGATATCTGCATTGGTACAGTTGAAGATGTTGAATTTTGGGTAGACAAAGATTTATTCGAATATTGGAAACACGCCCATTTTACTTTGACTGTAATCGATGCATTCGGAGTAGGAGGTTTTTCGTTGGAAACGCCACTAAAGAAAACTTTTCAAATAGAATACCGCATTTTTACCCCAGAAGAAGAGAAGAATTTGGAACCGATAACTTTTTTTTAG
- a CDS encoding TolC family protein, with product MNIKKIYCTALILFFCIIQAKAQEVLTIEQAMTIALENNFEIKIAKNNSKINETNATVGNAGMLPTATANITDNNSVTNSTQVRQDGTSTSLNNAKNNSLTYGVSIGWTVFDGMKMFAKLDQLKELQKLGDAELKRTILVKIAQVNSAYYDLVQMQQQLAALDTTIVISNQRLTLAKNRFSIGKASKLEVLNAQVDLNSDQVALLRQKEAYANGKILLNQHLARDPKIDFKVTDQVKVDNKLVLADLMDLAQKQNPGLEAQIISKRIAELQLKQVKADRYPTLRLTSGYNFSESQSSLGFTSETSNRGLNYGFNASMNIFDGFNQHRNEKVAKLQIENSQLAIEQQNTLLNTQLSTAFQTYLTNLELIDLEENNENIARQNLEITLDKFKIGTITTLDFRTAQLNYVNAKVRYSNAQYEAKLSEIALKELAGNINF from the coding sequence ATGAATATCAAAAAAATATATTGTACAGCACTCATCCTCTTCTTTTGCATTATTCAGGCAAAGGCACAGGAAGTTCTTACCATTGAACAAGCTATGACCATAGCTTTGGAAAATAATTTTGAAATTAAAATTGCTAAAAACAATTCTAAAATAAACGAAACAAACGCGACAGTTGGAAATGCAGGAATGCTTCCGACAGCAACAGCAAATATTACCGACAACAACAGCGTTACCAATTCTACTCAAGTGCGACAAGACGGCACATCGACCTCATTGAATAATGCCAAAAACAACAGTTTGACGTATGGCGTCAGTATAGGATGGACTGTTTTTGACGGAATGAAAATGTTTGCCAAACTAGATCAATTGAAAGAACTTCAAAAATTGGGTGACGCTGAACTTAAAAGAACCATTTTAGTCAAAATTGCTCAGGTCAATTCGGCTTATTACGATTTAGTTCAGATGCAACAGCAATTGGCAGCTCTAGACACCACAATTGTAATTTCAAACCAGCGTTTGACTTTGGCTAAAAACCGTTTCAGCATTGGGAAAGCTTCAAAACTGGAGGTTTTAAATGCACAGGTTGATTTAAACTCTGATCAAGTTGCATTATTGAGACAAAAAGAAGCGTATGCCAATGGCAAAATCTTACTGAACCAGCATTTGGCACGCGACCCAAAAATTGATTTCAAAGTTACAGACCAAGTAAAGGTTGACAATAAATTAGTTTTAGCAGATCTAATGGACTTAGCTCAGAAACAAAATCCAGGTTTAGAAGCTCAGATCATCAGCAAACGCATTGCCGAATTGCAATTAAAACAAGTTAAAGCCGATCGTTATCCGACATTAAGACTAACTTCAGGTTATAATTTTTCTGAAAGCCAATCGAGTTTAGGTTTTACGAGCGAAACTTCCAATAGAGGTTTAAATTACGGTTTTAATGCTTCTATGAATATATTTGACGGTTTTAATCAGCATCGCAATGAGAAAGTGGCCAAATTGCAGATCGAAAATTCTCAGCTTGCAATAGAACAGCAAAATACGCTTTTAAATACGCAATTGAGCACGGCTTTCCAGACCTATCTGACAAACTTAGAACTCATTGATTTAGAAGAAAACAATGAAAATATTGCTCGGCAGAATTTAGAAATCACATTAGATAAATTTAAAATCGGAACCATTACAACGCTTGATTTTAGAACGGCTCAGCTGAATTATGTGAATGCAAAAGTACGTTACAGCAACGCGCAATATGAGGCAAAATTATCTGAAATCGCTTTAAAAGAATTGGCAGGAAATATCAATTTTTAA
- a CDS encoding bestrophin family protein — translation MITYNTKDWFTFIFHFHKSDTVRKLFTIMIAIGIYSAIVCYLELHYFKVTKNDYIHNIPIMHGMLGFVISLLLVFRTNTAYDRWWEGRKLWGSLVNNSRNFAIKLSAILKDENDRKFFRKYIPMYADILHKHLKDEDTSKQLFEDVDLEIDHHKHKPNQLKRIMYHKINDLYDAGKITGEQLITLNDELVAFTDICGACERIKNTPIPYSYSAFIKKFIFFYTMTLPFGYSVSLGYLVAPVVVFIFYVLASLELIAEEIEDPFGDDENDLPTRKISENIKKHVEELI, via the coding sequence ATGATCACATACAATACCAAAGACTGGTTTACATTTATCTTTCATTTCCATAAATCAGATACAGTCCGAAAACTGTTTACGATTATGATTGCAATTGGAATATATTCTGCAATCGTATGTTATCTTGAGCTTCATTATTTCAAAGTAACCAAAAACGATTACATCCACAACATTCCAATCATGCACGGAATGCTTGGCTTTGTCATTTCGCTTTTGCTGGTTTTTAGAACAAATACGGCTTATGACAGATGGTGGGAAGGCCGTAAACTTTGGGGTAGTCTTGTAAACAACAGCCGTAATTTTGCCATAAAACTATCAGCCATTTTAAAAGATGAGAATGATAGAAAGTTTTTTAGAAAATACATTCCCATGTATGCCGACATTCTTCATAAACATTTAAAAGATGAAGACACCAGCAAACAACTTTTTGAAGATGTTGATTTAGAAATTGACCATCACAAACACAAACCAAACCAGCTGAAAAGAATCATGTATCATAAAATCAATGATTTGTATGATGCAGGAAAAATAACCGGAGAACAGCTCATTACTCTAAATGACGAATTGGTTGCTTTTACCGATATATGCGGAGCGTGCGAGCGTATCAAAAACACGCCTATTCCCTACTCTTACAGTGCTTTTATAAAGAAATTCATTTTCTTTTACACCATGACGCTTCCGTTTGGATATTCTGTAAGTCTTGGTTATCTGGTTGCGCCGGTAGTGGTTTTTATATTTTATGTCTTAGCCAGTTTAGAGCTTATTGCCGAAGAAATTGAAGATCCGTTTGGAGATGATGAAAATGATCTTCCAACGAGAAAAATCTCCGAAAACATCAAAAAACACGTTGAAGAACTGATTTAA
- a CDS encoding AraC family transcriptional regulator produces MNNQRFLVNPLQLSQEKSLKTLVENRTIYNLNHCELNLFETYESTQKVPLKFNDLVVTSMLRGKKIMHLFDDPEFVYLPGETVIVPSNVEMKIDFPEASKNNPTQCLALAIDQDKIAEILNFLNEQYPKEGSNMYWQLNYQNYFFYNNVEMAATINKLIKECMSTSVAKDIFADLTLKELLIRIIQTQTVKSLDQGQFLDANNPIKEVTEYIKQNLKENISLKSLSEKACMSTTSFYRFFKRELGMSPIEYILNEKIKCAKNLLKNPTLQINEVCYLAGFEDANYFIRLFKKHEGITPKQYQLLYIN; encoded by the coding sequence ATGAACAATCAACGATTTTTAGTCAATCCGCTTCAATTATCGCAAGAGAAATCATTAAAGACTCTTGTAGAAAACAGAACTATTTACAATTTGAATCATTGTGAATTAAATCTATTTGAAACCTACGAATCGACTCAGAAAGTTCCGTTAAAATTTAATGACTTGGTGGTAACCAGTATGCTTAGAGGCAAAAAAATCATGCATCTTTTTGATGATCCTGAATTTGTTTACCTTCCGGGCGAAACGGTTATCGTGCCTTCAAATGTAGAAATGAAAATTGATTTTCCTGAAGCTTCAAAAAACAATCCGACGCAGTGTTTGGCATTGGCGATAGATCAGGATAAAATTGCCGAAATCTTAAATTTCTTAAACGAGCAATATCCAAAAGAAGGAAGCAATATGTACTGGCAGTTAAACTATCAGAATTATTTCTTTTACAATAATGTAGAAATGGCCGCGACAATCAATAAGCTCATCAAAGAATGCATGAGCACTTCTGTCGCCAAAGATATTTTTGCCGATTTGACTTTAAAAGAATTATTGATCCGAATTATCCAGACACAGACGGTAAAATCTCTAGATCAGGGGCAATTTCTAGACGCAAACAATCCGATTAAGGAAGTTACAGAGTACATCAAACAAAACTTAAAGGAAAATATAAGCTTAAAATCGCTGAGCGAAAAAGCCTGTATGAGCACCACTTCTTTCTATCGTTTCTTTAAGCGCGAGCTCGGAATGAGTCCGATTGAATATATTTTGAATGAAAAAATAAAATGTGCCAAAAATCTATTGAAGAATCCAACGCTCCAAATCAACGAAGTCTGTTATTTAGCTGGTTTTGAAGATGCAAATTACTTTATTAGATTATTTAAAAAGCATGAAGGAATTACTCCAAAACAGTATCAGTTACTTTATATAAATTAG
- the adhP gene encoding alcohol dehydrogenase AdhP gives MLPKTMKAAVVREFGSLLKIEEVEVKRPGRNEILVKVIASGVCHTDLHAVEGDWPVKPKMPLIPGHEAVGYVAAVGQDVKNVKEGDAVGVPWLYSACGGCDHCITGWETLCESQQNGGYSVDGGFAEFVIADARYVGILPSNVNFIEMAPILCAGVTVYKGLKETEVKPGEWVAISGIGGLGHVAVQYAKAMGMNVAAIDVGDDKLELAKKLGADLVVNAKNQNPGEFLKKEVGGMHGALVTAVSPIAFKQGLETLRRKGTMALNGLPPGNFDLSIFDTVLNRITIRGSIVGTRKDMKEAIEFAVDGKVKATVMPSKLEDINTVFDKMKKGQIEGRIVLDIAQS, from the coding sequence ATGCTTCCAAAAACAATGAAAGCTGCGGTCGTTAGAGAATTCGGATCTCTTTTAAAAATTGAAGAGGTCGAAGTCAAACGCCCAGGTAGAAATGAAATTCTTGTAAAAGTAATTGCAAGCGGAGTGTGCCACACCGATTTACACGCTGTAGAAGGCGATTGGCCAGTTAAACCCAAAATGCCATTGATTCCGGGTCACGAAGCTGTTGGCTACGTGGCTGCAGTGGGACAGGACGTAAAGAATGTAAAAGAAGGCGATGCCGTTGGCGTGCCCTGGCTGTATAGCGCCTGCGGTGGCTGCGATCATTGCATTACAGGTTGGGAAACTTTATGCGAAAGCCAGCAGAACGGCGGTTATAGTGTAGACGGCGGATTTGCAGAATTTGTTATTGCAGATGCTCGATACGTTGGAATTTTGCCTTCAAATGTAAATTTTATTGAAATGGCTCCTATTTTATGCGCTGGCGTTACAGTTTACAAAGGATTGAAAGAAACAGAAGTGAAACCTGGCGAATGGGTCGCAATTTCTGGAATTGGAGGTTTAGGGCACGTTGCTGTGCAATATGCAAAAGCTATGGGAATGAATGTTGCAGCTATAGATGTTGGAGACGACAAACTGGAACTGGCAAAAAAATTAGGCGCCGATTTGGTCGTTAATGCTAAAAATCAAAATCCTGGAGAATTCTTAAAGAAAGAAGTCGGTGGAATGCATGGGGCATTGGTTACCGCAGTTTCTCCAATAGCTTTCAAACAAGGGCTTGAAACGTTGAGAAGAAAAGGTACAATGGCATTAAACGGACTTCCTCCAGGCAATTTTGATTTGTCTATTTTCGATACCGTCTTAAACAGAATCACTATTAGGGGGTCGATAGTTGGAACGAGAAAAGACATGAAGGAAGCGATTGAATTTGCTGTTGATGGAAAAGTCAAAGCGACAGTGATGCCTTCAAAATTGGAAGACATCAATACTGTTTTTGACAAAATGAAAAAAGGACAGATAGAAGGCAGAATTGTGCTAGACATAGCGCAATCATAA
- a CDS encoding N-acetylmuramidase family protein, with product MMRTIKAGTKSPEVYYLNELLAKLNYSVMVTDYFGTETDKAIKDFQLKNNLVVDGVVGLKTWSALLEKNSNGFSANGKLLSEQNLIDFSNQFNLELAAVKAVNEVESNGKGFLIDGRAKILFEGHIFWNELEKRNINPRAYVNANTQDILFENYTKKYYVGGTVEYVRLEKARNLGSDKKIADAANSSASWGLFQIMGFNAISIGYGSIDEYVEKMNLNEGEHLKAFGMFLEKNNLLGLLRSKNWASFALKYNGPAYKTNKYDEKLARVYAKYA from the coding sequence ATGATGAGAACCATAAAAGCTGGCACAAAATCTCCAGAAGTATATTACTTAAATGAGCTTTTGGCCAAGTTGAATTACAGCGTGATGGTTACCGATTATTTCGGAACCGAAACGGACAAAGCAATCAAAGATTTTCAGTTAAAAAACAATCTTGTGGTTGATGGAGTGGTGGGGCTTAAAACATGGTCGGCACTTTTAGAGAAAAATAGCAATGGTTTTTCGGCAAACGGTAAATTATTGTCAGAACAGAATTTAATCGATTTTTCAAACCAGTTTAATTTAGAACTCGCTGCCGTAAAAGCGGTAAACGAAGTAGAAAGCAACGGAAAAGGTTTTCTAATTGACGGACGTGCGAAGATTTTGTTTGAAGGCCATATCTTTTGGAACGAACTGGAGAAACGAAATATCAATCCGAGGGCTTACGTAAATGCCAATACGCAGGATATTTTATTTGAAAATTACACTAAAAAGTATTACGTAGGCGGAACTGTTGAATATGTACGTTTGGAAAAGGCAAGAAATCTCGGTTCAGACAAAAAAATAGCTGATGCAGCAAATAGTTCGGCTTCGTGGGGACTTTTTCAGATTATGGGTTTTAATGCAATTTCTATCGGATATGGCAGTATTGACGAGTATGTCGAAAAAATGAATCTCAATGAAGGCGAACATCTTAAGGCTTTCGGAATGTTTCTGGAAAAAAATAATCTCTTAGGGCTTTTACGAAGTAAAAACTGGGCTTCATTTGCTTTAAAATATAACGGGCCAGCTTATAAAACCAATAAATATGATGAAAAATTAGCAAGAGTTTATGCGAAGTATGCTTGA
- the pheT gene encoding phenylalanine--tRNA ligase subunit beta, with amino-acid sequence MKISYNWLKQFIKTDWTSEQTSELLTDLGLEVEVVEKYESIKGGLAGVVVGHVLTCEKHPDADRLKVTTVDVGLEAPVQIVCGAANVAAGQKVPVATIGTVLYDKEGAEFTIKKGKIRGQESHGMICAEDELGLGTGHDGIMVLAEDLVPGTPASEVFQIANDEVFEIGLTPNRADAMSHFGTARDLRAGMLQRGVNVELITPSVSNFRVDMRTLKIDVNVEDTHLAPRYCGVTISGISVHESPSWLQDRLKAIGLTPKNNIVDVTNYVLHELGQPLHAFDAAKINGKVIVKTVAEGTKFVTLDDVERTLHKEDLMICDEKGPLCIAGVFGGKKSGVSEGTTSIFLESAYFDPVSIRKTAKRHQLSTDASFRFERGIDPTITEYALKRAALLIQEVAGGKITSDVIEVYPKKVEDFSVLLNFSHVSKIIGQEIPKDTIKKILVSLDIKVNSVSDTGLGLTIPAYRVDVQREIDVIEEILRVYGYNNINFSKKFNATVANSPRTEDYKVQNVIASQLNSQGFHEMMANSLTTAAYAKLSASLKEEHNVSMLNPLSSDLATLRQSLLFSGLEAVSYNINRKNSDLKLFEFGKTYHKYLNGYEEHKHLSLLISGNRNKENWTNPQKTTDFFLLKGYVKAILSRLGIEKISNAPVQSDIYSEGTAITYNNDILVEMGVIKKPILKHFGIKQDVYYADFNWDLVLKIITGKIKYTEIPKYPEVRRDLALLIDQSTTYESIFNLAKQTEKTLLKDVNLFDVYQGSKLPEGKKSYALSFTIQDNTKTLTDAQIDKIMSKLQQTFETELGASLR; translated from the coding sequence ATGAAAATATCTTACAACTGGTTAAAACAATTTATTAAAACAGATTGGACATCTGAGCAGACTTCTGAATTGCTAACAGATTTAGGTTTAGAAGTAGAAGTTGTCGAAAAATACGAATCAATTAAAGGAGGTTTGGCTGGCGTTGTCGTTGGACACGTTTTGACTTGCGAAAAACATCCTGATGCTGATAGATTGAAAGTAACTACAGTTGATGTTGGCTTAGAAGCTCCTGTACAAATTGTCTGCGGTGCTGCAAACGTTGCTGCGGGCCAAAAAGTTCCAGTTGCAACAATTGGAACGGTTCTATATGATAAAGAAGGAGCTGAATTTACTATTAAAAAAGGAAAAATCCGCGGACAGGAAAGCCACGGAATGATTTGTGCTGAAGATGAATTAGGTTTAGGAACAGGCCATGACGGAATTATGGTTCTGGCTGAAGATCTAGTTCCTGGAACTCCTGCATCTGAAGTTTTCCAAATTGCAAATGATGAGGTTTTCGAAATCGGATTGACGCCAAACCGTGCCGATGCAATGAGCCATTTTGGAACTGCACGCGATTTGAGAGCTGGAATGCTGCAGCGCGGCGTAAACGTAGAATTGATTACGCCTTCTGTAAGCAATTTTAGAGTGGATATGCGCACGCTAAAAATTGACGTAAATGTTGAAGATACTCATTTAGCTCCAAGATATTGCGGTGTGACTATTTCTGGAATTTCAGTTCACGAATCTCCAAGCTGGCTGCAAGACCGTTTAAAAGCAATTGGATTAACTCCAAAAAATAATATTGTTGACGTTACCAATTATGTTCTGCACGAATTAGGACAGCCTTTACACGCTTTTGACGCTGCAAAAATCAACGGAAAAGTGATTGTAAAAACAGTTGCTGAAGGAACTAAATTTGTAACTCTTGACGACGTTGAAAGAACGCTTCACAAAGAAGATTTAATGATTTGCGACGAAAAAGGTCCGCTTTGCATTGCTGGAGTTTTCGGAGGAAAAAAATCTGGAGTTTCTGAAGGAACGACTTCTATCTTCTTAGAAAGTGCTTATTTTGACCCGGTAAGCATTCGTAAAACAGCAAAAAGACACCAATTGAGCACAGATGCTTCTTTCAGATTTGAAAGAGGAATCGACCCAACGATTACAGAATATGCTTTGAAACGTGCAGCGCTTTTAATTCAAGAAGTTGCTGGCGGAAAAATCACTTCTGATGTCATAGAGGTTTATCCTAAAAAAGTTGAAGATTTCTCTGTATTATTGAACTTCAGCCATGTTTCTAAAATTATTGGACAGGAAATTCCAAAAGATACGATCAAAAAAATCTTGGTTTCTTTAGATATTAAAGTAAACAGTGTTTCAGATACAGGTTTAGGCTTAACTATTCCTGCGTACCGCGTAGACGTTCAGCGCGAAATTGACGTAATCGAAGAAATTCTGAGAGTTTACGGTTATAACAACATTAATTTCTCTAAGAAGTTTAATGCAACTGTAGCCAATTCGCCAAGAACAGAAGATTATAAAGTGCAGAATGTGATTGCTTCCCAATTAAATTCTCAAGGCTTCCACGAAATGATGGCCAATTCATTGACAACTGCAGCTTACGCTAAATTATCTGCTTCATTAAAAGAAGAGCATAATGTATCGATGCTGAATCCGTTGAGCAGTGATTTAGCAACACTTCGCCAATCTTTATTATTTTCTGGCTTAGAAGCGGTTTCATACAACATTAACAGAAAAAATTCAGATTTAAAATTATTTGAATTCGGAAAAACATACCACAAGTATTTAAACGGATACGAAGAGCACAAGCATCTTTCTTTATTGATTTCTGGAAACAGAAACAAAGAAAACTGGACAAACCCGCAAAAAACAACAGATTTCTTCTTACTGAAAGGATATGTAAAAGCGATTTTGTCTCGTTTAGGAATTGAAAAAATTTCAAATGCGCCTGTTCAATCTGATATTTATTCTGAAGGAACGGCAATTACATACAATAATGATATTTTGGTTGAAATGGGGGTTATTAAAAAGCCTATTTTAAAGCATTTCGGCATTAAACAAGATGTTTATTACGCAGATTTCAACTGGGATTTGGTTTTAAAAATCATTACAGGAAAAATTAAGTATACTGAAATTCCTAAATATCCAGAAGTTCGCAGAGATTTGGCGTTATTAATTGACCAAAGTACAACTTACGAAAGCATCTTCAATTTGGCTAAACAAACAGAGAAAACGCTTTTAAAAGATGTTAATCTATTTGATGTTTACCAAGGCAGCAAATTGCCAGAAGGAAAAAAATCGTATGCTTTAAGTTTTACCATTCAAGACAATACCAAAACATTAACCGACGCGCAGATCGATAAAATCATGTCTAAATTACAGCAGACATTTGAAACTGAGCTTGGAGCAAGTTTGAGATAG
- a CDS encoding aldehyde dehydrogenase family protein, with protein MSTSVKRPEFKAKYDNYIGGKFTAPITGEYFDVVSPIDGKVFTKAAHSGKEDLELAVDTAYEAFKTWGKTSVTERSILLNKIAQKIEDNLEYIAAVETVDNGKPIRETLAADIPLAIDHFRYFAGVIRAEESAISELDSQTVSIALSEPLGVVAQIIPWNFPILMAVWKIAPALAAGNTIVLKPAESTPISIMVLMELIGDILPPGVLNIVNGFGAELGRPLVTNKKVSKAAFTGSTTTGRLVMQYATENIIPVTLELGGKSPNIFFPSVADHDDDFFDKAVEGAVLFALNQGEICTCPSRLLIHEDIYDKFIAKVIERTEAIIAGNPLDKATMIGAQTSIVQKEKIMSYIKLGKEEGAELLTGGDENKLGGELEGGYYIKPTLFKGHNKMRIFQEEIFGPVLAVTTFKTTEEAIEIANDTMYGLGAGVWTRDAHEIYQVPRAIQSGRVWINQYHSYPAGAPFGGYKQSGIGRENHKMMLSQYRQTKNMLISYDKKKLGFF; from the coding sequence ATGAGCACCTCAGTAAAAAGACCTGAATTTAAGGCAAAGTATGATAATTATATTGGTGGAAAATTTACAGCACCAATTACAGGAGAATACTTTGATGTAGTTTCTCCAATTGATGGCAAAGTATTTACAAAGGCGGCACATTCTGGAAAAGAAGATTTAGAATTGGCAGTAGATACAGCCTATGAAGCGTTTAAGACATGGGGGAAAACTTCTGTAACAGAAAGAAGCATTTTACTAAATAAGATTGCACAGAAAATTGAAGACAATTTAGAATACATTGCAGCAGTAGAAACAGTAGACAACGGAAAACCTATTCGCGAAACTCTTGCTGCCGATATTCCGCTGGCTATTGACCATTTTAGATATTTTGCAGGCGTAATACGTGCAGAAGAAAGCGCCATTTCTGAACTAGATTCGCAGACCGTTTCCATAGCGTTAAGCGAACCTCTTGGTGTTGTGGCACAAATTATTCCGTGGAATTTCCCGATTTTAATGGCAGTTTGGAAAATTGCTCCAGCACTTGCGGCAGGAAACACAATTGTTTTAAAACCGGCAGAAAGCACGCCAATTTCTATTATGGTTTTAATGGAATTAATTGGCGATATTCTGCCTCCTGGAGTTTTAAATATTGTAAACGGTTTCGGTGCCGAATTAGGACGTCCGTTAGTGACCAATAAAAAAGTGTCAAAAGCTGCATTTACAGGTTCTACCACAACAGGACGTTTGGTGATGCAGTATGCAACAGAAAACATTATTCCGGTAACTTTAGAATTAGGCGGAAAATCACCGAATATTTTCTTCCCGTCAGTGGCAGATCACGACGATGATTTCTTTGATAAAGCGGTTGAAGGCGCTGTTTTATTTGCTTTAAATCAAGGCGAAATCTGTACTTGTCCTTCTAGATTATTAATTCATGAGGATATTTACGACAAATTTATTGCAAAAGTGATCGAAAGAACTGAAGCGATTATAGCTGGAAATCCGTTGGATAAAGCTACAATGATTGGTGCTCAGACTTCGATTGTTCAGAAAGAAAAGATTATGTCCTACATTAAATTAGGAAAAGAAGAAGGTGCAGAATTGTTGACCGGAGGTGACGAAAATAAATTGGGAGGCGAACTAGAAGGCGGTTATTACATCAAGCCAACGCTGTTTAAAGGTCATAACAAAATGCGCATTTTTCAAGAAGAGATTTTCGGGCCTGTTCTGGCGGTTACGACTTTCAAAACCACCGAAGAAGCTATTGAAATTGCAAATGACACCATGTACGGGTTAGGCGCAGGGGTATGGACACGCGATGCGCACGAAATTTATCAGGTTCCAAGAGCTATTCAGTCAGGACGTGTATGGATCAATCAGTATCATTCTTATCCGGCAGGCGCTCCGTTTGGAGGTTACAAGCAATCTGGAATTGGCCGTGAAAACCATAAAATGATGTTGAGCCAATACCGTCAGACCAAAAATATGCTGATTTCTTACGACAAAAAGAAATTAGGATTCTTCTAA